Proteins found in one Nitratiruptor sp. SB155-2 genomic segment:
- a CDS encoding KaiC domain-containing protein → MAEANSYPSYYHEPEVVKESIFKGSEALQKAPEIVGVPTGIEGLDDLFFTLKEEKGKLKQVPLGGIPKYSVFNLTGVNDTGKSLMAEQFAVEQARKGEKVAFITVETPANFVISSIKYRALAMGYKFEDFEDNIILIDAASHSKLRENIPDLLATLAYAIKEFKINYTVIDSVTGLFENKEMMARAIVRRVYNFLKKWYQTAILISQKRSGHEELSSEAAGGYAVGHIVDGTMVVAKELIVSQYAARMYKAKLGDLIRLFRIDGCRMSGHDTKTHFMEITETGLVRILGPLGE, encoded by the coding sequence ATGGCCGAAGCAAACAGCTATCCAAGCTATTATCATGAACCGGAAGTTGTCAAAGAGAGTATCTTCAAAGGCTCCGAAGCGCTGCAAAAGGCTCCGGAAATTGTAGGAGTGCCCACGGGGATAGAAGGTTTGGATGACCTTTTTTTCACTCTCAAAGAAGAAAAAGGAAAACTCAAGCAGGTCCCACTTGGTGGCATTCCGAAATATAGCGTTTTCAATCTAACGGGAGTCAATGATACGGGGAAGAGTCTGATGGCAGAGCAATTTGCGGTAGAACAGGCGAGGAAAGGCGAGAAAGTCGCTTTCATTACAGTGGAGACTCCGGCAAATTTCGTGATCTCTTCCATCAAATATCGTGCACTTGCCATGGGGTACAAGTTTGAGGATTTTGAAGACAATATCATTTTGATCGATGCGGCAAGTCATTCGAAACTGAGAGAAAATATCCCTGATCTTTTGGCAACTCTTGCCTATGCCATCAAGGAGTTTAAGATCAACTACACGGTGATCGACTCTGTAACGGGTCTTTTTGAGAACAAAGAGATGATGGCAAGAGCTATCGTTAGACGGGTCTACAACTTTTTGAAAAAGTGGTACCAAACAGCCATTTTGATCTCACAAAAAAGAAGCGGTCACGAAGAGCTTAGCAGTGAAGCGGCAGGTGGATATGCGGTTGGCCATATCGTTGATGGAACGATGGTAGTGGCAAAGGAACTGATTGTCAGCCAGTATGCTGCCAGGATGTATAAGGCAAAACTGGGTGATTTGATACGCCTATTTCGAATCGACGGGTGTCGAATGAGCGGGCACGATACGAAAACCCATTTTATGGAGATTACCGAAACGGGACTCGTTAGGATTTTGGGTCCTTTGGGTGAATAA
- a CDS encoding CopG family transcriptional regulator translates to MKTITLKTDEEFFEEITTLSKTLKLSKSELIRRAIKEYEKKIYLEKIKRKMQQASLKTREDNIIIKEFENSINDGLDCV, encoded by the coding sequence ATGAAAACAATAACACTCAAGACAGATGAGGAGTTTTTTGAGGAGATAACAACTCTTTCTAAAACACTTAAACTCAGCAAAAGTGAGCTTATTCGTAGAGCCATTAAAGAGTATGAAAAAAAGATCTATCTTGAAAAAATAAAAAGAAAAATGCAGCAAGCTTCACTCAAAACAAGGGAAGATAACATTATAATAAAAGAGTTTGAAAACAGCATCAATGATGGATTAGATTGTGTATAA
- a CDS encoding type II toxin-antitoxin system PemK/MazF family toxin — protein sequence MYKRGEIYLADLNPRKGKEVGKLRPVLIFQTDFLNEIEHPTIIVLPLSTKLVDDAYPLRFRLNKRDHLEQDSDILCDQIRAIDTQRIIPKPLTLLTQKELFILEEQVALILGFKDYL from the coding sequence GTGTATAAAAGAGGGGAAATCTATCTTGCCGATCTCAATCCAAGAAAAGGCAAAGAAGTAGGAAAGTTAAGACCTGTTCTTATTTTTCAAACAGATTTTCTCAATGAAATCGAACACCCAACAATAATCGTACTTCCTCTAAGCACCAAGCTTGTCGATGATGCCTACCCTTTGCGATTTCGACTCAATAAACGAGACCATCTTGAACAGGATTCAGACATTTTATGTGATCAAATTCGTGCTATAGATACACAAAGAATTATCCCAAAACCTCTTACTCTGCTCACACAAAAAGAGCTTTTTATTCTTGAGGAACAGGTTGCTCTTATTTTAGGATTCAAGGACTATCTATGA
- the upp gene encoding uracil phosphoribosyltransferase, giving the protein MIYHSTHPLIKHLVNSIRDISIDAQRMREYIGTIAQFLLFEALRNQQLVPKTISTWIGSKEFGFLDEENFVFIPILRAGIPMMEGVLPLFPKAKAGFLAMKRDESTFEPIVYYKRFPKLENKTVFLCDPMVATGGSLHDAIKIVGKENPAKIITLNIVGVQEGLEYAQSANENVDIYIAQIDDHLNDKKYIIPGLGDAGDRAYNTEEE; this is encoded by the coding sequence ATGATATATCACTCAACCCATCCGCTTATCAAACACCTTGTCAATTCCATCCGCGACATCTCCATCGACGCACAGCGGATGCGAGAGTATATCGGCACTATTGCTCAGTTTCTTCTTTTCGAAGCCCTGCGTAATCAGCAGCTTGTCCCCAAAACCATCTCCACATGGATCGGTTCAAAGGAGTTTGGCTTTTTGGATGAAGAGAATTTCGTTTTCATCCCGATTCTTCGAGCGGGCATTCCCATGATGGAAGGGGTATTGCCTCTTTTTCCAAAGGCAAAAGCCGGATTTTTGGCAATGAAAAGAGATGAAAGCACATTTGAGCCGATTGTCTACTATAAGCGATTCCCAAAACTTGAAAACAAAACCGTCTTTCTCTGTGATCCTATGGTGGCAACAGGCGGATCGCTGCATGATGCCATCAAGATAGTTGGTAAAGAAAATCCCGCTAAAATCATAACACTCAATATCGTTGGTGTCCAAGAGGGACTGGAGTATGCCCAAAGTGCTAATGAAAATGTAGATATATATATCGCACAGATCGACGATCATCTCAACGATAAAAAATATATCATCCCAGGTCTTGGCGATGCAGGTGATAGAGCATACAATACGGAGGAAGAATGA
- a CDS encoding leucine-rich repeat domain-containing protein yields MIEKILKETMELRRYYLDLRGQDLEVIPQEVAQMKFLENIALSNNHIKNIELLATIPHLRKVALTNNQIQDLSPLQNFHNLKYLFIGKNRITDISPLQNLPKLKKLVAPYNQICDITPVAKMHNLVYLDISYNPVASIEPLRQCKKLRYLRAQGLENFQEELQKLKKELPNLYVLKM; encoded by the coding sequence ATGATCGAAAAAATCTTAAAAGAGACGATGGAATTGAGACGATACTATCTCGATCTGCGTGGGCAGGATCTCGAAGTTATCCCGCAAGAGGTAGCGCAAATGAAATTTTTAGAAAACATCGCTCTATCCAACAACCATATAAAAAACATCGAACTGTTGGCAACTATCCCGCATCTTCGAAAAGTGGCACTGACGAATAACCAGATCCAAGATCTCTCACCTCTTCAAAACTTCCATAATCTTAAATATCTTTTCATCGGGAAAAACCGGATAACCGATATTTCGCCTCTGCAAAATTTGCCAAAACTCAAAAAGCTTGTAGCTCCATACAACCAAATCTGTGACATTACACCGGTTGCAAAGATGCACAACCTTGTCTATCTAGATATCTCCTACAACCCCGTTGCATCTATTGAGCCTCTCCGGCAATGTAAAAAACTACGATATCTTCGGGCTCAAGGTTTGGAAAATTTTCAAGAAGAGCTGCAAAAACTTAAAAAAGAGCTGCCAAATCTCTATGTTTTAAAGATGTAA
- a CDS encoding tetratricopeptide repeat protein, with amino-acid sequence MFKRVTIFCLFGFLLEASEWKKLLQQCQKGAGSACTQIGYMYDKAFNLPKDDYQAVKYYSLGCELGDQRGCVNLGVMWEKEQANLKRDPKKIMQLFSDACEEEYGVGCYFLGLSYEEGKLVKKDLTKAYHYYHQACNLGVEEACVKEEELNFKSHK; translated from the coding sequence ATGTTTAAAAGAGTAACCATTTTCTGTCTTTTTGGGTTCCTGTTAGAGGCTTCTGAATGGAAAAAACTGTTACAGCAGTGTCAAAAAGGTGCAGGAAGTGCATGTACGCAAATTGGCTATATGTATGATAAAGCCTTTAACTTGCCAAAAGATGACTACCAAGCGGTCAAGTACTACTCACTTGGCTGTGAACTTGGTGATCAAAGAGGTTGTGTCAATCTAGGTGTGATGTGGGAAAAAGAGCAGGCCAACCTAAAACGAGATCCAAAAAAAATCATGCAGCTTTTCAGCGATGCCTGTGAAGAGGAGTATGGAGTTGGATGCTATTTTCTTGGTTTATCCTATGAAGAGGGAAAACTTGTCAAAAAAGATCTTACAAAAGCTTACCATTACTACCATCAAGCCTGCAATCTGGGAGTAGAGGAGGCGTGTGTGAAAGAAGAGGAACTCAACTTCAAAAGTCATAAATGA
- a CDS encoding GNAT family N-acetyltransferase produces MKNRFFIKTYNDIEFFKPVQKFLQELCEIVSFPKKERDELIEAVRELYENAVEHAYEREEEGIIEIECEIFHNGIKVDIRDMGIPFDPKLFGRVPVDLKEKNRGLNRVYLLVDSFKYFNLGLQGKKFSVVKYVPMHLRLKEDIPFYSDIGDDLDKTAKEHLKDKLTIRSFREGDEVDIVRLIYKNYGYTYFKDIFYFPEKIVQKERSGAIHSIVAEVDDKIVGHFALVMVPHSNTAEIGIAVVDPQFKGMGIMKAMFEKLIQKAKELHLSALFGEAITFHPFSQRANARFGFVPTALQLGEVHQMVRLKGHKYPFRNTRGAVVVEYLVFNKQKRKIFVPKRYKEWIEKTYRLCEVPFETAKEGEEKEQIAIEHNPIFNIATIVIDGAKGLKEKVTAIFEAAVKKHPDMVYADICLASVANIDEVVEVLRKLGFFYCGVLFLRRNEKDYLRMQLELAENIEEQNIVCYSDFCKALHHFILQDKRDV; encoded by the coding sequence GTGAAAAATAGATTTTTTATCAAAACCTATAATGATATCGAGTTTTTCAAACCGGTACAGAAGTTTTTACAAGAGTTGTGCGAAATTGTCTCTTTCCCAAAAAAAGAGCGTGATGAATTGATTGAAGCAGTCCGGGAACTTTATGAAAATGCTGTGGAGCATGCCTATGAGAGAGAGGAAGAGGGAATTATTGAGATTGAGTGTGAAATTTTTCACAACGGTATCAAAGTGGATATAAGAGATATGGGGATTCCCTTTGATCCAAAGCTTTTTGGACGAGTACCAGTGGATCTAAAAGAGAAAAACAGAGGCCTTAATCGGGTCTATTTGCTTGTAGACAGCTTTAAATATTTCAATCTAGGCTTACAAGGCAAAAAGTTTTCTGTTGTCAAATATGTTCCGATGCATCTACGTCTCAAAGAAGATATTCCTTTTTACAGCGATATAGGTGACGATTTGGACAAAACAGCAAAAGAGCATCTCAAAGACAAACTCACAATTCGCAGTTTCCGAGAGGGGGATGAGGTAGATATCGTAAGGCTTATCTATAAAAATTATGGCTATACCTACTTCAAAGATATTTTCTATTTCCCAGAAAAGATTGTGCAAAAAGAGCGAAGCGGCGCAATTCACTCTATAGTTGCTGAGGTTGATGACAAGATAGTGGGACATTTTGCTCTTGTCATGGTACCTCATTCCAATACAGCCGAAATTGGCATTGCTGTTGTGGATCCCCAGTTTAAAGGGATGGGGATCATGAAGGCGATGTTTGAGAAACTCATTCAAAAGGCAAAAGAGCTTCATCTTAGTGCTCTTTTTGGAGAGGCAATCACTTTTCATCCCTTTAGCCAAAGGGCAAATGCCAGATTTGGATTTGTTCCTACCGCTTTGCAGCTTGGAGAGGTGCATCAGATGGTCCGCCTCAAAGGGCATAAATACCCCTTTCGCAATACAAGAGGAGCTGTTGTTGTAGAGTATCTGGTTTTTAATAAGCAAAAGCGAAAAATATTCGTCCCCAAAAGATATAAAGAGTGGATCGAAAAGACCTATAGATTGTGTGAAGTTCCTTTTGAGACAGCAAAAGAAGGGGAAGAAAAAGAGCAGATTGCCATTGAACACAATCCTATCTTTAATATCGCCACCATTGTCATAGATGGGGCAAAAGGATTGAAAGAAAAAGTTACAGCAATCTTTGAAGCGGCAGTGAAAAAACATCCCGATATGGTATACGCTGATATCTGTTTGGCAAGTGTGGCAAATATTGATGAGGTCGTTGAGGTATTACGAAAGCTTGGCTTTTTTTATTGTGGTGTTTTGTTTTTACGCAGGAACGAAAAAGATTATTTGAGGATGCAGCTGGAGCTGGCTGAAAATATCGAAGAGCAAAATATCGTATGTTATAGTGACTTTTGCAAAGCGTTGCATCATTTTATATTACAGGATAAAAGAGATGTTTAA
- a CDS encoding M20 family metallopeptidase, with the protein MALQEVQKELFRIIDGLKDKVIHVRRDIHKHPELSHHEEHTKYLVKGILEIEGYVIKEFETHHGLVADLVVDENKPFIAIRADMDALPIQEQTGRPYASEVPGVMHACGHDAHTAIAVGAAIAFAHVKDELPCNVRFIFQPAEEVSDGGAEEMIRDGALENVKAIFGLHVYPYLMTGQIGYKYGVMMASADTFEIEIFGKSAHGARPHEGVDAILVASMCVNSLNHIISRRIDPLHPAVITLGTIEGGTAPNVICDHVKLTGTVRTVNEKVRKKIPAMMEDTIYGICHSMGAKYSFHYTYGNPELVNDDAMVDIVVEVAKEIIGKENVIDLKEPVMGGEDFSRYLEIVPGAFFRLGVCNPEKETCVAQHNPKFDVDEDALPIGMKILSAAALMAMEVQCEK; encoded by the coding sequence ATGGCGCTTCAAGAAGTGCAAAAAGAGCTTTTCAGAATCATTGATGGGCTCAAAGACAAAGTTATACATGTTCGAAGAGATATCCACAAACACCCTGAACTCTCGCACCACGAAGAGCACACCAAATATCTTGTCAAAGGGATTTTGGAGATTGAAGGGTATGTGATCAAAGAGTTCGAGACGCATCATGGGCTCGTAGCCGATTTGGTGGTGGATGAAAATAAACCTTTTATAGCAATTCGAGCCGATATGGATGCTCTGCCGATTCAGGAGCAGACGGGCAGACCCTATGCCAGTGAAGTACCTGGAGTGATGCATGCATGCGGACATGATGCACATACGGCAATTGCAGTAGGAGCCGCTATCGCTTTTGCACATGTAAAAGATGAGCTTCCTTGCAATGTTCGCTTCATCTTTCAGCCTGCTGAAGAGGTGAGTGACGGTGGGGCCGAGGAGATGATACGTGATGGGGCACTGGAAAACGTCAAAGCAATTTTTGGACTACATGTCTATCCATACCTGATGACCGGACAAATCGGCTATAAGTATGGTGTTATGATGGCAAGTGCCGATACTTTTGAGATCGAGATTTTTGGCAAAAGCGCTCATGGAGCAAGACCCCATGAAGGGGTGGATGCGATTTTGGTGGCTTCCATGTGTGTGAACTCACTCAATCATATCATATCACGCCGTATCGATCCGCTCCATCCAGCAGTCATTACCCTTGGGACGATTGAAGGTGGGACTGCACCCAATGTGATTTGTGATCATGTAAAACTTACCGGGACTGTTCGAACGGTGAATGAAAAGGTAAGAAAAAAGATTCCAGCGATGATGGAAGATACCATTTATGGGATATGTCACTCCATGGGAGCGAAATATTCGTTTCACTATACCTATGGCAATCCGGAACTTGTCAATGATGATGCGATGGTAGACATAGTGGTAGAAGTTGCAAAAGAGATCATTGGCAAAGAGAACGTGATCGATCTAAAAGAGCCGGTCATGGGAGGTGAGGATTTTAGCAGATACCTTGAGATTGTACCAGGTGCTTTTTTTCGTCTTGGAGTATGTAATCCTGAAAAAGAAACTTGCGTAGCGCAGCATAATCCAAAATTTGATGTAGATGAGGATGCCCTGCCAATTGGCATGAAAATTTTAAGCGCAGCAGCTTTGATGGCCATGGAAGTGCAGTGTGAAAAATAG
- a CDS encoding anaerobic ribonucleoside-triphosphate reductase activating protein: protein MSRSSINIYDITPFTLLDFPDTPAAIFWLAGCNMYCPYCHNAEIVHGKNRYPFQKALEFLQKRRGLLEGVVISGGEPTLHPELQTICSSIKELGFLIKLDTNGSRPEVVQRLLDADLLDFVALDLKAPPYKQTLFASFNLYDRVLQTLRFLLRSSTPFEVRTTVHTDLLEEGDIQYLAALLEKEGYKGPYYIQNFRNAPKTLQPIPEQNRTLSTDIPFSIDVRYRNF, encoded by the coding sequence ATGTCTAGAAGTAGTATAAACATCTATGATATAACTCCATTCACTCTCTTGGATTTTCCCGATACACCGGCGGCCATCTTTTGGCTTGCCGGTTGCAATATGTACTGTCCCTATTGCCACAATGCCGAAATCGTTCATGGAAAAAATCGCTACCCTTTCCAAAAGGCTTTGGAGTTTTTACAAAAAAGAAGAGGTCTTTTGGAAGGGGTTGTGATTAGTGGAGGAGAACCGACACTGCATCCAGAGCTGCAAACCATTTGTTCTTCGATCAAAGAGCTCGGATTTTTGATCAAACTCGATACAAATGGGAGCAGGCCTGAAGTTGTACAGAGACTCTTGGATGCCGATCTCCTTGATTTTGTTGCCTTGGATCTCAAAGCTCCCCCGTATAAACAGACTCTTTTTGCCAGTTTCAATCTGTATGACCGGGTGCTTCAGACTCTCCGCTTTCTTCTTCGCTCCTCCACCCCCTTCGAAGTACGCACGACGGTTCATACAGATTTGTTAGAGGAAGGGGATATCCAATATCTCGCAGCACTCCTTGAAAAAGAGGGGTACAAAGGACCCTACTACATTCAAAACTTCCGCAACGCTCCAAAGACTCTTCAACCTATTCCCGAACAGAACCGAACTTTGTCAACGGATATCCCCTTTTCTATCGATGTTCGATACAGAAACTTTTAA
- the nrdD gene encoding anaerobic ribonucleoside-triphosphate reductase gives MRGEEILKHLEHKRTKCMVYTRVMGYHRPVESFNIGKKGEHKERKQFKEKRCLEVV, from the coding sequence ATGAGAGGAGAAGAGATTTTAAAACACCTAGAACACAAAAGAACAAAATGTATGGTCTATACGAGAGTCATGGGGTATCACAGACCGGTAGAGAGTTTCAATATCGGCAAGAAGGGTGAGCATAAAGAGAGGAAACAGTTTAAAGAGAAGCGATGTCTAGAAGTAGTATAA
- a CDS encoding ribonucleoside triphosphate reductase, protein MELNFPKVIIKRDGSVESFKPYKIEDAIKAAFDSVLVPYDKKVYEAVLIRISFDTVKAVEEIQDIIEYELHRAGYFDVMKSFITYRFLHKMQRERILGLTPDTTFVDTTHAVEEYINKSDWRINANANTGYSNAGLVNNLAGKVIANYWLDKVYSPEEGAAHRNADIHIHDLDCLTGYCAGWSLRVLLNEGFNGVRGRVESRPPNHFRTALGQMANFLGILQSEWAGAQAFSSFDTYLAPYVFKDDLSYEEIKEAIRSFVYNLNVPARWGQSPFTNITIDWTVPKDLADQIPTKNDRHLFEDIADDPKMVAKAKELGVDSPTSLTYKHFQKEMNLINRAFYEVMTEGDKSGQPFTFPIPTVNITEDFDWYGENTDILFENTAKIGSSYFQNFIGSQYIIDPVTGERKENPDSYKPNAVRSMCCRLQLDLRELLRRGNGLFGSAEMTGSIGVVTINMARLGYRFKGDKEALFQKLARLMDIAKSTLEKKRAFITMLFERGLYPYTKRYLKNFDNHFSTIGVNGMNEMIRNFTDDRYDITDERGIQFAIEILDFMRDRLKRYQEETGNLYNLEATPAEGTTYRFAKEDKKRYPDIIQAGFGEHIYYTNSSQIPVGYTDDPFEALELQDELQCKYTGGTVLHLYMSEKVSSAEAARKLVKAVITNYRLPYITVTPLFSVCPKHGYISGEHEYCPKCDEELIQEYLQKEVS, encoded by the coding sequence ATGGAGCTGAACTTTCCAAAAGTTATCATCAAACGAGACGGAAGTGTTGAGTCATTTAAACCGTATAAAATAGAAGATGCCATCAAAGCGGCATTTGACAGCGTTTTGGTTCCGTATGATAAAAAAGTGTATGAAGCGGTACTCATTCGCATTAGCTTTGATACCGTCAAAGCCGTAGAAGAGATTCAAGATATTATCGAGTACGAACTCCATCGAGCCGGCTATTTTGATGTGATGAAATCCTTCATCACCTACCGCTTTTTGCACAAGATGCAACGAGAGCGTATTTTAGGACTCACTCCAGACACCACATTTGTCGATACTACCCATGCTGTAGAAGAGTATATCAACAAAAGTGACTGGCGGATCAATGCCAATGCCAATACAGGTTACTCCAATGCGGGACTTGTGAATAATTTGGCCGGAAAAGTGATCGCGAACTACTGGCTTGATAAAGTCTACAGTCCCGAAGAGGGAGCTGCGCACAGAAATGCCGATATCCATATCCATGATTTAGACTGTTTGACAGGATACTGTGCCGGTTGGAGTCTGAGGGTTTTGCTCAATGAAGGTTTTAACGGAGTACGTGGCAGAGTAGAAAGCAGACCTCCAAATCATTTTCGAACGGCCCTTGGACAGATGGCAAACTTTTTGGGGATTTTACAGAGTGAATGGGCAGGAGCGCAGGCTTTTAGTTCCTTTGATACCTACCTGGCTCCCTATGTTTTTAAAGATGATCTGAGTTACGAAGAGATAAAAGAGGCGATAAGAAGCTTTGTATACAACCTCAATGTTCCGGCACGTTGGGGACAGAGTCCTTTTACAAATATCACTATCGATTGGACCGTTCCAAAAGATCTGGCCGATCAGATTCCAACAAAAAATGACAGGCATCTTTTTGAAGATATTGCGGATGATCCAAAAATGGTTGCCAAAGCGAAAGAGCTGGGAGTAGACAGTCCAACCTCTTTGACATACAAACATTTTCAAAAAGAGATGAATCTTATCAATAGGGCCTTTTATGAAGTGATGACCGAAGGCGATAAGTCGGGACAACCTTTTACCTTTCCGATCCCGACAGTCAATATCACGGAGGATTTTGACTGGTATGGAGAAAATACCGATATTTTGTTTGAAAATACCGCAAAAATTGGCAGCAGTTATTTTCAGAACTTTATCGGCAGCCAATATATCATCGATCCTGTAACAGGAGAGAGAAAAGAGAATCCTGACAGCTACAAACCAAATGCAGTACGCAGTATGTGTTGTAGATTGCAGCTGGATTTAAGAGAGCTTTTGCGAAGGGGGAATGGTCTTTTTGGCAGTGCAGAGATGACTGGAAGTATCGGAGTTGTGACTATTAATATGGCAAGGCTTGGGTATCGGTTCAAAGGAGACAAAGAGGCGCTGTTTCAAAAGCTTGCAAGACTCATGGATATTGCAAAAAGCACGTTGGAGAAAAAACGAGCTTTCATTACGATGCTGTTCGAAAGAGGGCTGTATCCCTATACGAAACGGTATCTCAAAAATTTTGATAACCATTTTTCCACTATTGGTGTAAATGGCATGAATGAGATGATACGAAATTTTACTGATGATAGATACGATATTACCGATGAGCGTGGGATCCAGTTTGCAATAGAGATTTTAGATTTCATGAGAGACCGCTTGAAGCGTTATCAAGAAGAGACGGGCAATCTGTACAACCTTGAAGCCACGCCTGCAGAAGGCACCACCTATCGTTTTGCCAAAGAGGATAAAAAGAGATATCCAGATATTATTCAAGCGGGATTTGGTGAACATATCTACTATACAAACTCCTCTCAGATTCCAGTGGGCTATACAGACGATCCATTCGAAGCGCTGGAGTTGCAAGATGAACTGCAGTGTAAATACACTGGCGGAACGGTACTGCATCTGTATATGAGTGAGAAGGTAAGCAGTGCTGAGGCCGCAAGAAAACTTGTGAAAGCTGTCATTACAAACTATCGTTTGCCTTATATCACCGTGACGCCTCTATTTAGTGTCTGTCCAAAACATGGCTACATTAGTGGAGAGCATGAGTATTGTCCAAAATGCGATGAAGAGCTCATTCAAGAATATCTACAAAAGGAGGTTTCATGA